The Glycine soja cultivar W05 chromosome 8, ASM419377v2, whole genome shotgun sequence genome has a window encoding:
- the LOC114420900 gene encoding protein GLUTAMINE DUMPER 5-like, translating to MNSTMSESGAGGFKTLSSPIPYLFGGLAIMLAVIAVALLILAWSYRKQYYTSSNSASDEEKPPPIKMVEKEENVSEPKIVVIMAGESNPTYLAKPVPSTSHNEQPLFKVAVCRSESE from the coding sequence ATGAACTCAACCATGAGTGAATCAGGAGCAGGTGGTTTCAAAACTTTGAGTTCTCCCATTCCTTACCTCTTTGGTGGCTTAGCTATCATGCTTGCAGTCATAGCAGTTGCATTACTCATCTTAGCTTGGTCTTATCGTAAACAATACTATACTTCTTCTAACTCGGCCAGTGATGAAGAGAAACCACCACCCATCAAGATGGTGGAAAAGGAGGAGAATGTTTCAGAGCCAAAGATTGTTGTGATCATGGCTGGAGAGAGCAACCCCACTTACTTGGCCAAGCCAGTTCCATCCACAAGCCATAATGAACAACCCCTTTTCAAAGTAGCAGTATGTAGATCAGAGTCAGagtaa
- the LOC114422782 gene encoding ribosome biogenesis protein BRX1 homolog 2-like, giving the protein MGKKRKHSETTQAVAQPKKEEAAPERPARTLLGWKDKNQVEDDSPIFRNKEKLLVTCSRRINYRYRHLMLNLVTLLPHCKKDNKVESKETKGATLNELVELKNCSSCLFFECRKHKDLYLWMAKCPNGPSVKFLVSAVHTMEELKLTGNHLQGSRPILTFSANFEKDAHWKLLKEMLLQIFETPKDHRKAKPFHDHVFVFSIVDDHIWFRNYQISAHHNESDKLPRGGLDKMTLIEVGPRFCLNPIKIFGGSFGGPTLYENPLYVSPNQIRALEKKKKSGKFAKKVKAKTRRKMHEMSNPLEPDEFADMWKD; this is encoded by the exons AtggggaagaaaagaaaacacagtGAGACTACTCAAGCTGTAGCACAACCCAAAAAGGAAGAGGCTGCTCCAGAGAGACCGGCTAGGACCCTTTTGGGGTGGAAGGATAAGAATCAAGTTGAGGATGATTCACCAATATTTAGGAACAAAGAGAAGCTATTGGTCACTTGCTCTAGGCGCATCAATTACAG gTACCGGCATTTGATGTTGAATTTGGTCACACTTTTGCCTCATTGTAAGAAGGATAACAAAGTTGAATCAAAGGAAACTAAAGGAGCCACCCTCAACGAGCTTGTTGAGCTAAAAAATTGTTcctcttgtttattttttgag TGCAGGAAGCATAAAGATCTTTATCTCTGGATGGCAAAATGCCCCAATGGCCCATCTGTAAAGTTTCTAGTTAGTGCCG TTCACACAATGGAGGAATTGAAGCTAACGGGAAATCACCTACAAGGTTCGCGTCCAATTTTGACATTTTCagcaaattttgaaaaagatGCACATTGGAAACTATTAAAGGAGATGTTGTTACAG ATATTTGAAACACCAAAGGACCACAGAAAGGCCAAGCCTTTCCATGATCACGTTTTTGTTTTCTCAATAGTTGATGACCATATATGGTTCCGGAATTATCAG ATCTCTGCTCATCATAATGAGTCGGACAAATTACCTAGAGGTGGCCTTGATAAAATGACATTGATTGAG GTTGGTCCGCGATTCTGCTTGAacccaattaaaatatttggtgGCAGTTTTGGAGGCCCAACTTTATATGAGAATCCGCTCTATGTGTCACCAAATCAG ATTCGAGCTttggagaaaaagaagaagtctGGAAAGTTTGCAAAGAAGGTCAAAGCAAAGACAAGGAGGAAAATGCACGAGATGTCCAATCCTCTGGAGCCTGATGAGTTTGCAGATATgtggaaagattga